A single genomic interval of Streptomyces graminofaciens harbors:
- a CDS encoding alanine racemase translates to MALTLYVDTTRWRAHHKHVQEQFPGLVPVCKGNGYGFGHERLAEEATRLGSDILAVGTTYEAARIKDWFSGDLLVLTPYRRAEEPVPLPDRVIRSVSSVDGVYGLVGARVVIEVMSSMKRHGVSEQELPQLHAAIENVRLEGFAIHLPLDRTDGSDAVEEVIGWMDRLRAARLPLHTMFVSHLKAEDLVRLQQQFPQTRFRARIGTRLWLGDHEATEYRGAILDVTRVSKGDRFGYRQQKAASDGYLVVVAGGTSHGVGLEAPKALHGVMPRAKGVARAGLATVNRNLSPFVWGGKQRWFAEPPHMQVSILFVPSDAPEPKVGEELVAHLRHTTTQFDRIVER, encoded by the coding sequence ATGGCGCTCACGCTGTACGTCGACACCACGCGCTGGCGGGCACACCACAAGCACGTGCAGGAGCAGTTCCCGGGACTCGTACCCGTCTGCAAGGGCAATGGCTACGGCTTCGGGCACGAGCGGCTCGCGGAGGAGGCCACGCGCCTCGGGTCGGACATTCTCGCTGTGGGCACGACGTACGAGGCAGCCCGGATAAAGGACTGGTTCAGCGGTGACCTGCTGGTGCTGACGCCCTACCGACGCGCCGAGGAGCCCGTACCACTGCCCGACCGCGTCATCCGCTCCGTGTCGTCGGTCGACGGCGTGTACGGACTCGTGGGCGCCCGTGTCGTCATCGAGGTCATGTCCTCGATGAAGCGGCACGGCGTGAGCGAGCAGGAACTGCCCCAGCTCCACGCGGCCATAGAGAACGTGCGCCTGGAGGGCTTCGCCATCCATCTGCCGCTGGACCGCACCGACGGCTCGGACGCCGTCGAGGAGGTCATCGGCTGGATGGACCGCCTGCGTGCGGCCCGCCTCCCGCTGCACACGATGTTCGTCAGCCACCTCAAGGCCGAGGACCTCGTCCGCCTCCAGCAGCAGTTCCCGCAGACCCGCTTCCGGGCCCGTATCGGCACGCGACTGTGGCTCGGCGACCACGAGGCGACCGAGTACCGCGGGGCCATCCTGGACGTCACCCGGGTCTCCAAGGGCGACCGCTTCGGTTACCGACAGCAGAAGGCGGCCTCGGACGGCTATCTGGTGGTCGTGGCGGGCGGTACGTCGCACGGCGTGGGCCTGGAGGCTCCCAAGGCCCTGCACGGCGTCATGCCGCGCGCCAAGGGCGTCGCCCGCGCCGGCCTCGCGACGGTCAACCGGAACCTTTCGCCATTCGTCTGGGGTGGCAAGCAGCGCTGGTTCGCCGAGCCGCCGCACATGCAGGTGTCGATCCTCTTCGTACCCTCGGACGCCCCTGAGCCGAAGGTCGGCGAGGAACTGGTGGCCCATCTGCGCCACACCACCACGCAGTTCGACCGGATCGTCGAGCGCTGA
- a CDS encoding MFS transporter, producing the protein MSVVRDLRVLLRFRDFRRLLAVRLLSQGADGVYQVALATYVVFSPEKQTSAAAIASAMAVLLLPYSLVGPFAGVLLDRWRRRQVLLYGNLLRALLASVTAVLILSHVPDWLFYVSALCVTAVNRFVLAGLSAALPRVVDAERLVVANSLSPTAGTLAATAGGGLAFVVRLVGSDSDAVVVLLGAALYLCSALASLRIGRELLGPDPELVQPQLTTALAGTARGLVAGVRHLAEPGRRTAAWALASMTLMRFCYGALTVMVLMLCRYAWSSDASGSTDSDQGLALLGLAVAISGAGFFAAAVVTPWTVGRLGPGRWIVVCAAAAAVLEPALGLPFTEVPILVAAFVLGLVTQGSKIATDTIVQSSVDDGFRGRIFSLYDVLFNVAFVGAAAVAALMLPPDGRSVSLVVTIAVIYGAIAAAMGRFGAQ; encoded by the coding sequence ATGTCCGTCGTGCGCGATCTGCGGGTCCTGCTCCGCTTCCGGGACTTCCGGCGTCTGCTCGCCGTACGCCTGCTCTCCCAGGGAGCCGACGGCGTCTACCAGGTCGCGCTCGCCACCTACGTCGTCTTCTCTCCCGAGAAACAGACCTCCGCGGCCGCGATCGCCTCCGCGATGGCCGTCCTGCTCCTTCCCTACTCACTCGTCGGCCCCTTCGCAGGCGTCCTGCTGGACCGCTGGCGACGCCGCCAGGTCCTGCTGTACGGCAATCTGCTGCGCGCGCTGCTGGCGTCCGTGACAGCCGTGCTGATCCTGAGTCACGTGCCCGACTGGCTCTTCTACGTCTCCGCGCTGTGCGTCACCGCGGTCAACCGCTTCGTGCTGGCCGGGCTCTCGGCAGCACTGCCCCGCGTGGTCGACGCCGAGCGCCTGGTCGTGGCCAACTCACTCTCCCCGACCGCCGGAACGCTCGCCGCGACCGCGGGAGGCGGACTCGCCTTCGTCGTACGGCTGGTGGGCTCGGACTCCGACGCGGTGGTGGTCCTCCTCGGCGCCGCTCTGTATCTGTGCTCGGCCCTGGCCTCCCTGCGCATCGGCCGGGAACTGCTCGGGCCCGACCCTGAGTTGGTGCAGCCGCAGCTGACCACGGCGCTCGCCGGCACGGCGCGGGGTCTGGTGGCGGGTGTACGGCATCTCGCCGAGCCCGGGCGGCGGACGGCCGCGTGGGCGCTGGCCTCGATGACGCTGATGCGGTTCTGCTACGGCGCCCTGACGGTCATGGTGCTCATGCTGTGCCGGTACGCCTGGTCCTCCGACGCCTCCGGATCGACCGACTCGGACCAAGGGCTGGCCCTCCTCGGTCTGGCCGTGGCCATCTCGGGGGCGGGCTTCTTCGCCGCGGCGGTGGTGACCCCGTGGACGGTCGGCCGACTGGGCCCGGGCCGCTGGATCGTGGTGTGCGCAGCGGCCGCAGCCGTGCTGGAACCCGCGCTGGGCCTGCCCTTCACCGAAGTGCCGATACTGGTCGCGGCGTTCGTCCTGGGCCTCGTCACGCAGGGATCGAAAATCGCCACGGACACGATCGTCCAGTCCTCGGTCGACGACGGGTTCCGCGGCCGGATCTTCTCGCTCTACGACGTCCTGTTCAACGTCGCCTTCGTCGGCGCCGCGGCGGTGGCCGCTCTGATGCTCCCGCCGGACGGTCGCTCAGTCTCGTTGGTGGTCACGATCGCTGTTATCTACGGAGCGATTGCTGCGGCTATGGGCCGCTTTGGCGCGCAGTAA
- a CDS encoding transglycosylase domain-containing protein produces MSEHRRKPPQPQGGGRAAARRGQSASSGRRAAPRGATGSLSDTYGAGGEESAHEGRAAARRATQRNNSSGGGGGGGRRRAAEPPAGRGPGRGRGRAAPPDKKRFIDYPRAGKYGAMRWVPSWRQVTGLFIGFFGCLVAAAGIGYAVVGIPIPAEAAKAQNNVYYWSNGTQMVATGGEVNRQIIPYESIPPAMRNAVISAENKTFENDSGIDPMGIARAVVNMAKGGQTQGGSTITQQYVKNAMLDDQSQTLSRKVKELFISIKVGTQVDKNDIMAGYLNTAYYGRGAYGIQAAARTYFGVEAKKLNPSQCAFLAAVLKGATYYDPAGATAIDPAATPDANLKRATERWTWILDEMVNDGRLSKTTRDKYTKFPKLKSPRSNAQLGGQIGYLVDTAKGYILNNTNINQKQLEQGGYEIYTTFDKRKVDELSKAVEKVRKENIKPKLRPETDTHVQFGGASVSPKTGAIEAIYGGEDATKHFTNNADVTGAQVGSTFKPFVLAAAMSWGKKDPELPSQQAQDERTIVSPKSLYSGKNKLKIEDYQGKIWTDDKGKEWLQANDDDASYGSPPKYQIDLREAMRVSANSAFVQLGMDVGLDKVKEAAINAGLKENSLAGTSFPSFSIGISDPSAIRMAGSYATFAAQGKQRSPFSVTKVKHEGLVKFDHEEVAETKEAFTPDVANNVTDVLKTVVDKGTGTSAQLAGREVAGKTGTTDGNKSAWFVGYTPQLSTAVSMYRMDDDESNKNRTFLEMYGTGGQETIHGASFPAEIWHDYMEDALKGERAIPFPEAVDIGKIVNDDPDPSPIPTATESAEESAEPSPTPTETEVSPSPTPSETCNNPFNPSCENNGTGAGGTDTGTTDGGVTATPTETSEEGNSRGNGNGGLFGGSSG; encoded by the coding sequence ATGAGCGAGCACCGTCGCAAACCGCCGCAGCCGCAGGGAGGCGGACGTGCCGCGGCCCGACGCGGCCAGTCGGCGTCTTCCGGCCGCCGCGCGGCACCGCGGGGCGCCACCGGGTCACTTTCCGACACCTATGGTGCGGGAGGTGAGGAGTCCGCGCACGAGGGTCGTGCCGCGGCCCGGCGGGCCACGCAGAGAAACAACAGCAGTGGCGGCGGCGGTGGTGGCGGCCGTCGCAGAGCGGCCGAGCCCCCCGCGGGGCGCGGCCCTGGCCGCGGCCGTGGCCGCGCCGCCCCGCCCGACAAGAAGCGGTTCATCGACTATCCGCGGGCCGGCAAGTACGGAGCCATGCGCTGGGTGCCGTCCTGGCGGCAGGTGACGGGGCTGTTCATCGGCTTCTTCGGCTGCCTGGTCGCGGCGGCGGGCATCGGGTACGCGGTCGTGGGCATCCCCATCCCGGCCGAGGCCGCCAAGGCACAGAACAACGTCTACTACTGGTCGAACGGCACCCAGATGGTCGCGACGGGTGGTGAGGTCAACCGTCAGATCATCCCGTACGAATCCATCCCCCCGGCGATGCGGAACGCCGTCATCTCGGCCGAGAACAAGACGTTCGAGAACGACAGCGGCATCGACCCGATGGGTATCGCCCGTGCCGTCGTCAACATGGCCAAGGGCGGTCAGACGCAGGGTGGTTCGACCATCACCCAGCAGTATGTGAAGAACGCCATGCTCGACGACCAGTCGCAGACCCTGTCGCGCAAGGTCAAGGAGCTCTTCATCTCGATCAAGGTCGGCACCCAGGTCGACAAGAACGACATCATGGCGGGCTACCTGAACACCGCCTACTACGGCCGTGGCGCCTACGGCATCCAGGCGGCCGCCCGTACCTACTTCGGCGTCGAGGCGAAGAAGCTCAACCCGAGCCAGTGCGCCTTCCTCGCCGCCGTGCTGAAGGGCGCCACGTACTACGACCCGGCGGGAGCGACAGCGATCGACCCCGCCGCCACTCCGGACGCCAACCTCAAGCGGGCCACGGAACGCTGGACCTGGATCCTCGACGAGATGGTCAATGACGGCCGGCTGTCGAAGACGACGCGGGACAAGTACACCAAGTTCCCCAAGCTCAAGAGCCCTCGCTCCAACGCACAGCTGGGCGGTCAGATCGGCTATCTCGTCGACACGGCCAAGGGCTACATCCTCAACAACACCAACATCAACCAGAAGCAGCTCGAGCAGGGCGGCTACGAGATCTACACGACCTTCGACAAGAGGAAGGTCGACGAGCTCTCGAAGGCCGTGGAGAAGGTCCGCAAGGAGAACATCAAGCCCAAGCTGCGCCCCGAGACGGACACCCACGTCCAGTTCGGCGGTGCGTCGGTGAGCCCCAAGACGGGCGCCATCGAGGCGATCTACGGCGGTGAGGACGCGACCAAGCACTTCACCAACAACGCCGACGTCACGGGTGCCCAGGTCGGCTCGACATTCAAGCCGTTCGTGCTGGCGGCCGCCATGTCGTGGGGCAAGAAGGACCCGGAGCTGCCGTCGCAGCAGGCCCAGGACGAGCGCACCATCGTCTCGCCGAAGAGCCTCTACAGCGGCAAGAACAAACTCAAGATCGAGGACTACCAGGGGAAGATCTGGACCGACGACAAGGGCAAGGAATGGCTGCAGGCCAATGACGACGACGCGTCGTACGGCAGCCCGCCCAAGTACCAGATCGACCTTCGTGAGGCGATGCGGGTCTCGGCGAACTCCGCCTTCGTGCAGCTGGGCATGGACGTCGGCCTGGACAAGGTCAAGGAAGCGGCCATCAACGCGGGTCTCAAGGAGAACAGTCTGGCGGGCACCAGCTTCCCGTCGTTCTCGATCGGCATCTCCGACCCCAGCGCGATCCGCATGGCGGGCTCGTACGCGACCTTCGCGGCCCAGGGCAAGCAGAGAAGCCCGTTCTCTGTCACGAAGGTCAAGCACGAGGGTCTGGTCAAGTTCGACCACGAAGAGGTCGCTGAGACCAAGGAAGCCTTCACCCCGGACGTCGCCAACAACGTCACCGACGTACTCAAGACCGTCGTCGACAAGGGCACCGGTACATCGGCGCAGCTGGCCGGTCGGGAGGTGGCCGGCAAGACCGGTACGACCGACGGCAACAAGTCGGCCTGGTTCGTCGGGTACACCCCGCAGCTGTCGACCGCGGTCAGCATGTACCGCATGGACGACGACGAGTCCAACAAGAACCGCACGTTCTTGGAGATGTACGGCACGGGTGGCCAGGAGACGATTCACGGTGCCTCCTTCCCGGCCGAGATCTGGCACGACTACATGGAGGACGCGCTCAAGGGCGAGCGGGCCATCCCCTTCCCCGAGGCCGTGGACATCGGCAAGATCGTCAACGACGACCCGGACCCGAGCCCGATCCCGACGGCCACCGAGTCCGCGGAGGAGAGCGCCGAGCCGAGCCCGACGCCGACCGAGACCGAGGTCTCGCCCTCGCCCACGCCCAGCGAGACCTGCAACAACCCGTTCAACCCCAGCTGTGAGAACAACGGAACGGGCGCGGGTGGCACGGACACAGGCACTACCGACGGCGGTGTGACCGCGACACCAACGGAGACCAGCGAAGAGGGGAACAGTAGAGGCAACGGCAATGGAGGCCTCTTCGGAGGCTCCAGCGGCTAG
- a CDS encoding inositol-3-phosphate synthase: MGSVRVAVVGVGNCAASLVQGVEYYKDADPASRVPGLMHVQFGDYHVRDVEFVAAFDVDAKKVGLDLADAIGASENNTIKICDVPSTGVTVQRGHTLDGLGKYYRETIEESAEAPVDVVQVLKDKQVDVLVCYLPVGSEDAAKFYAQCAIDAKVAFVNALPVFIAGTKEWADKFVEAGVPIIGDDIKSQVGATITHRVMAKLFEDRGVVLDRTMQLNVGGNMDFKNMLERDRLESKKISKTQAVTSQIPDRDLGEKNVHIGPSDYVAWLDDRKWAYVRLEGRAFGDVPLNLEYKLEVWDSPNSAGVIIDALRAAKIAKDRGIGGPILSASSYFMKSPPVQYFDDEARENVEKFIKGEVER; this comes from the coding sequence ATGGGTTCGGTTCGCGTAGCCGTCGTCGGTGTGGGCAACTGCGCCGCGTCGTTGGTGCAGGGAGTCGAGTACTACAAGGACGCCGACCCGGCGTCCAGGGTCCCGGGCCTCATGCATGTGCAGTTCGGTGACTACCACGTGCGTGACGTGGAGTTCGTCGCGGCCTTCGATGTCGACGCGAAGAAGGTCGGGCTCGACCTCGCGGACGCCATCGGCGCCTCCGAGAACAACACCATCAAGATCTGTGACGTGCCGAGCACCGGTGTGACCGTGCAGCGCGGCCACACGCTGGACGGTCTGGGCAAGTACTACCGCGAGACGATCGAGGAGTCCGCCGAGGCCCCGGTCGACGTGGTCCAGGTCCTCAAGGACAAGCAGGTGGACGTCCTCGTCTGCTACCTGCCCGTGGGTTCCGAGGACGCGGCGAAGTTCTACGCCCAGTGCGCCATCGACGCCAAGGTCGCCTTCGTCAACGCCCTTCCGGTCTTCATCGCCGGTACGAAGGAGTGGGCGGACAAGTTCGTCGAGGCGGGCGTCCCGATCATCGGTGACGACATCAAGTCGCAGGTCGGCGCCACCATCACGCACCGCGTCATGGCGAAGCTGTTCGAGGACCGGGGCGTCGTCCTGGACCGCACGATGCAGCTGAACGTCGGCGGCAACATGGACTTCAAGAACATGCTCGAGCGCGACCGCCTCGAGTCCAAGAAGATCTCCAAGACGCAGGCCGTCACCTCCCAGATCCCCGACCGGGACCTCGGCGAGAAGAACGTCCACATCGGCCCGTCGGACTACGTGGCGTGGCTCGACGACCGCAAGTGGGCGTACGTCCGTCTCGAGGGCCGTGCCTTCGGCGACGTCCCGCTGAACCTGGAGTACAAGCTCGAGGTCTGGGACTCCCCGAACTCCGCGGGTGTCATCATCGACGCCCTGCGCGCCGCGAAGATCGCCAAGGACCGCGGCATCGGCGGTCCGATCCTGTCGGCGTCGAGCTACTTCATGAAGTCCCCGCCGGTCCAGTACTTCGACGACGAGGCCCGCGAGAACGTCGAGAAGTTCATCAAGGGTGAGGTCGAGCGCTAG
- a CDS encoding glycosyltransferase family 87 protein, whose amino-acid sequence MSSAETTPVSVDEPEPVRPTKEDEVAAAGSELIGGPIGRRALFGTSWWTPVRVVALVAIGMFALGMVQKLPCYDGGWFFGASSQYTHACYSDIPHLYNGRGFADGLVPYFDKIPGDMEYLEYPVLTGLFMEVAAWLTPGSGTIQEQEQWYWMANAGMLMVCAAIIAVCSARIHRRRPWDGLLVALAPAFALTATINWDLLAVALLAAAMLMWSRQRPLAFGVLIGLATAAKFYPFLLLGPLFLLCWRAGKWREYGTAMLGAVGAWLVVNLPVMYLAPEGWAKFYSFSQERGVDFGSFFLVISQRFGIQITAETANAYAMVAMVLICAGIAALTLTAPRRPRFAQLAFLIVAAFIVTNKVYSPQYVLWLVPLAALARPRWRDSLIWQACEVAYFLGIWMYLAYTTSGDAHKGLPPEGYQLAIMAHLLGTLYLCAVVVRDILMPERDMVRRAGDDDPSGGVLDGAEDVHVYGSAAHPPRHAAYVEGPHVEWGRPGPADRSP is encoded by the coding sequence ATGTCCAGTGCAGAGACGACGCCAGTGAGCGTGGACGAGCCGGAGCCGGTGCGGCCGACCAAGGAAGACGAGGTCGCCGCAGCCGGCAGTGAGCTGATCGGCGGCCCGATCGGGCGGCGCGCGCTGTTCGGGACGTCCTGGTGGACCCCCGTGCGGGTCGTCGCCCTCGTAGCGATCGGCATGTTCGCGCTGGGCATGGTGCAGAAGCTGCCCTGCTACGACGGCGGCTGGTTCTTCGGGGCCAGCTCGCAGTACACGCACGCCTGCTACTCGGACATTCCGCACCTCTACAACGGGCGCGGTTTCGCCGACGGGCTCGTGCCGTACTTCGACAAGATCCCCGGCGACATGGAGTACCTCGAGTACCCGGTGCTGACCGGTTTGTTCATGGAGGTCGCGGCCTGGCTCACGCCGGGCAGCGGCACCATCCAGGAACAAGAGCAGTGGTACTGGATGGCCAACGCCGGGATGCTGATGGTGTGCGCGGCGATCATCGCCGTCTGCTCCGCGCGCATCCACCGCCGGCGTCCCTGGGACGGCCTCCTGGTCGCCCTGGCGCCCGCCTTCGCGCTGACTGCCACGATCAACTGGGACCTCCTCGCCGTCGCCCTGCTGGCCGCAGCGATGCTGATGTGGTCGCGGCAGCGGCCCCTCGCCTTCGGTGTGCTGATCGGGCTCGCCACGGCCGCCAAGTTCTACCCGTTCCTCTTGCTCGGACCGCTCTTCCTGTTGTGCTGGCGGGCGGGCAAATGGCGGGAGTACGGGACCGCGATGCTCGGCGCCGTCGGGGCCTGGCTCGTGGTCAACCTGCCGGTGATGTATCTGGCGCCCGAGGGTTGGGCGAAGTTCTACAGCTTCAGCCAGGAACGCGGCGTCGACTTCGGCTCGTTCTTCCTCGTCATCTCGCAGCGGTTCGGCATTCAGATCACCGCCGAGACGGCGAACGCCTACGCGATGGTCGCGATGGTGCTCATCTGCGCGGGCATCGCCGCGCTCACGCTGACGGCCCCGCGCCGCCCCCGCTTCGCACAGCTAGCCTTCCTGATCGTCGCGGCCTTCATCGTCACCAACAAGGTCTACTCGCCGCAGTACGTGCTCTGGCTGGTGCCTCTCGCGGCTCTGGCCCGTCCACGCTGGCGAGACTCCCTGATCTGGCAGGCGTGCGAGGTCGCGTACTTCCTCGGGATCTGGATGTACCTGGCGTACACGACCAGCGGGGACGCCCACAAGGGTCTGCCCCCCGAGGGCTATCAACTCGCGATCATGGCCCACCTGCTGGGGACGCTGTACCTCTGCGCCGTCGTCGTACGCGACATCCTCATGCCGGAGCGGGACATGGTGCGCCGGGCCGGCGACGACGATCCGTCCGGCGGCGTGCTGGACGGCGCGGAGGACGTCCATGTCTACGGCTCGGCGGCTCATCCCCCACGGCACGCGGCCTACGTCGAGGGGCCGCACGTGGAGTGGGGCCGTCCCGGGCCCGCGGACCGTTCGCCCTGA
- a CDS encoding LppU/SCO3897 family protein, translated as MTTPPPEGQNPYAQEPTTAVAQPGQPGAPQQPYAPFPGQGAPVPPPAKSKKLVRFLGIVVVVIVGLAVKFGIGWFMGQTDAETTSVGACMHNDGTNTTPDLNEVDCSDSGAEYKVVEKFDDTSDSTKCESVKEAELSYYQVGGGHNVVLCLKSV; from the coding sequence GTGACCACTCCGCCGCCAGAGGGCCAGAACCCGTACGCCCAGGAGCCCACCACCGCGGTGGCGCAGCCCGGCCAGCCGGGGGCGCCCCAGCAGCCTTACGCGCCGTTCCCCGGTCAGGGCGCGCCCGTTCCGCCGCCGGCCAAGAGCAAGAAGCTGGTCCGCTTCCTCGGCATCGTCGTCGTCGTCATAGTCGGCCTCGCCGTGAAGTTCGGCATCGGCTGGTTCATGGGCCAGACCGACGCGGAGACCACCTCTGTGGGCGCGTGCATGCACAACGACGGCACGAACACCACGCCGGACCTCAACGAGGTGGACTGCTCTGACAGCGGCGCCGAGTACAAGGTGGTGGAGAAGTTCGACGACACCAGCGACAGCACCAAGTGTGAGTCCGTGAAGGAAGCGGAGCTCTCCTACTACCAGGTGGGCGGCGGCCACAACGTCGTGCTCTGCCTGAAGTCGGTCTAG
- the rpsF gene encoding 30S ribosomal protein S6, giving the protein MRHYEVMVILDPDLEERAVAPLIENFLSVVREGNGKVEKVDTWGRRRLSYEIKKKPEGIYSVIDLQAEPAVVKELDRQMNLNESVLRTKVLRPETH; this is encoded by the coding sequence ATGCGTCACTACGAGGTGATGGTCATCCTCGACCCCGATCTGGAGGAGCGCGCTGTCGCCCCCCTGATCGAGAACTTCCTCTCCGTCGTCCGTGAGGGCAACGGAAAGGTCGAGAAGGTCGACACCTGGGGCCGTCGTCGTCTCTCGTACGAGATCAAGAAGAAGCCCGAGGGCATCTACTCGGTCATCGACCTGCAGGCCGAGCCTGCGGTCGTCAAGGAGCTCGACCGCCAGATGAACCTGAACGAGTCGGTCCTCCGGACCAAGGTCCTCCGTCCCGAGACTCACTGA
- a CDS encoding PadR family transcriptional regulator, with protein sequence MSRRSGILEFAVLGLLREAPMHGYELRKRLNTSLGVFRAFSYGTLYPCLKTLVANGWLIEESGGGQEEAPAALTGRRAKIVYRLTAEGKEHFEDLLSQTGPDAYEDEHFAARFAFFGQTSRDVRMRVLEGRRSRLEERLEKMRASLARTRERLDDYTLELQRHGMESVEREVRWLNELIESERAGRDLKGPGHGEPARDTTEGAPGALPRPGDTPGPDAPGDTTT encoded by the coding sequence ATGAGCCGGCGCTCCGGAATACTCGAGTTCGCCGTCCTCGGACTGCTCCGCGAGGCCCCGATGCACGGCTATGAGCTGCGCAAACGACTCAACACCTCACTGGGTGTGTTCCGTGCCTTCAGCTACGGGACGCTCTACCCCTGCCTCAAGACGCTGGTCGCCAACGGCTGGTTGATCGAGGAATCGGGAGGGGGCCAGGAGGAAGCTCCCGCCGCCCTCACAGGTCGCCGCGCCAAGATCGTCTACAGGTTGACGGCGGAGGGCAAGGAGCACTTCGAGGACCTGCTCTCGCAGACGGGCCCGGACGCGTACGAGGACGAGCACTTCGCCGCTCGCTTCGCCTTCTTCGGGCAGACCTCCCGGGATGTGCGCATGCGCGTCCTGGAGGGCCGTCGCAGCCGTTTGGAGGAACGGCTGGAGAAGATGCGCGCCTCCCTGGCGCGCACCCGGGAGCGCCTCGACGACTACACACTCGAGCTCCAGCGCCACGGGATGGAGTCCGTGGAGCGCGAAGTGCGCTGGCTGAACGAGCTCATCGAGAGCGAGCGGGCGGGCCGGGATCTGAAGGGTCCCGGCCATGGAGAGCCCGCTCGCGACACCACAGAGGGAGCGCCGGGCGCCCTGCCCCGGCCCGGGGACACCCCCGGTCCGGATGCGCCCGGCGACACCACCACGTGA
- the femX gene encoding peptidoglycan bridge formation glycyltransferase FemX — translation MSLTLRTISREQHLAYIQSLPAASHMQVPAWADVKAEWRSESLGWFDEKTGEMVGAGLVLYRQLPKIKRYLAYLPEGPVINWFAPNLTDWLEPMLAHLKQQGAFSVKMGPPVIIRRWEATSIKAGIQNPDVKRLRDIEADFIEPRAFEVADKLRRMGWQQGEDGGAGFGDVQPRYVYQVPLANRSLEEVHKNFNQLWRRNIKKAEKAGVEVVQGGYHDLEEWQRLYEITAVRDRFRPRPLSYFQRMWTALNTEDPNRMRLYFARHNGVNLSAATMLVVGGHVWYSYGASDNIGREVRPSNAMQWRMLRDAYALGATVYDLRGISDSLDETDHLFGLIQFKVGTGGQAAEYLGEWDFPLNKLLHKALDIYMSRR, via the coding sequence ATGAGCCTGACCCTGAGGACGATCAGCCGCGAGCAGCATCTGGCGTACATCCAGAGCCTGCCGGCGGCGAGCCACATGCAGGTTCCGGCCTGGGCAGATGTCAAGGCCGAGTGGCGTTCGGAGAGCCTCGGGTGGTTCGACGAGAAGACCGGTGAGATGGTCGGCGCGGGCCTGGTGCTGTACCGCCAACTGCCCAAGATCAAGCGCTATCTCGCCTACCTTCCCGAGGGTCCGGTCATCAACTGGTTCGCGCCGAACCTCACGGACTGGCTGGAGCCGATGCTCGCGCATCTGAAGCAGCAGGGTGCCTTCTCGGTGAAGATGGGCCCGCCGGTGATCATCCGTCGCTGGGAGGCCACCTCCATCAAGGCCGGCATCCAGAACCCCGACGTGAAGCGACTGCGCGACATCGAGGCCGACTTCATCGAGCCGCGCGCCTTCGAGGTGGCCGACAAACTGCGCCGCATGGGCTGGCAGCAGGGCGAGGACGGCGGTGCGGGCTTCGGTGACGTACAGCCCCGTTACGTCTACCAGGTGCCGCTCGCGAACCGCTCCCTGGAAGAGGTGCACAAGAACTTCAACCAGCTGTGGCGCCGCAACATCAAGAAGGCCGAGAAGGCCGGCGTCGAGGTCGTCCAGGGCGGCTACCACGACCTGGAGGAGTGGCAGCGGCTGTACGAGATCACTGCCGTGCGCGACCGATTCCGGCCCCGCCCCCTGTCGTACTTCCAGCGCATGTGGACGGCCCTCAACACCGAGGACCCCAACCGCATGCGGCTCTACTTCGCCCGGCACAACGGGGTGAACCTGTCGGCCGCGACGATGCTGGTCGTCGGCGGGCACGTCTGGTACTCGTACGGCGCCTCGGACAACATCGGGCGTGAGGTCCGGCCCTCGAACGCGATGCAGTGGCGCATGCTGCGCGACGCCTACGCCCTCGGCGCGACCGTCTACGACCTGCGTGGCATCTCCGACTCGCTGGACGAGACCGATCACCTCTTCGGCCTGATCCAGTTCAAGGTGGGCACGGGCGGGCAGGCCGCCGAATACCTCGGCGAGTGGGACTTCCCGCTCAACAAGCTGCTCCACAAGGCGCTCGACATCTACATGTCGCGCCGCTGA